In the genome of Macellibacteroides fermentans, one region contains:
- a CDS encoding M16 family metallopeptidase codes for MNYLSHVLSNGLRIVHLPVESPVSYCGLAINAGTRDESADEFGMAHFVEHMLFKGTLKRKSWHILNRMENVGGELNAYTTKEETFVYSVFMEEHYGRAFELITDLIQHSQFPKQEIEKEVDVILDEINSYKDNPSELIFDEFENLLFENHALGHNILGDEASLTRFTSETGRSFVERFYTADSMVFFSMGRTKFSRIVKMAEEELGKLTHLSSEKKRIAPQSYLPVSRQIHKDTYQAHVLMGGRSYSMYDDRRTILFLLNNLLGGPGMNSRLNVVLREKHGLVYNVESNVTTYTDTGLYNIYFGTDPKNMEKSIRLVNQEIQRLRNNKLTTSQLASAKKQLVGQLGVSSDNKEGTFLGLGKSFLHYNRYDTLPEVFQRIDKITAEQMLAVANEVFDPAQSFSLIYAPKS; via the coding sequence ATGAATTACTTGTCTCATGTCCTTTCCAATGGTCTCCGGATCGTCCATCTTCCCGTAGAATCTCCTGTTTCGTATTGTGGCCTTGCCATCAATGCCGGTACAAGGGATGAAAGTGCCGACGAGTTTGGAATGGCCCATTTTGTTGAACATATGCTTTTTAAAGGTACGCTTAAGCGTAAATCCTGGCATATTTTAAACCGGATGGAGAATGTGGGAGGAGAGCTGAATGCTTACACAACGAAGGAGGAGACCTTTGTGTATTCTGTTTTTATGGAAGAGCATTACGGCAGGGCGTTCGAACTTATAACCGATCTTATCCAGCATTCACAATTCCCTAAACAAGAAATAGAGAAGGAGGTAGATGTAATTTTGGATGAAATTAATTCATATAAGGATAATCCGTCTGAATTGATTTTTGATGAGTTTGAGAATCTTTTGTTCGAGAACCATGCCTTGGGGCATAACATACTTGGAGACGAAGCATCTCTGACTCGTTTTACCTCTGAAACCGGACGTTCATTTGTGGAACGTTTTTATACGGCAGATTCAATGGTGTTTTTCTCAATGGGCAGGACAAAGTTTTCACGTATCGTTAAAATGGCCGAAGAGGAGCTGGGTAAGCTTACTCATCTATCTTCCGAGAAAAAAAGAATTGCTCCTCAATCGTATCTGCCGGTAAGCAGGCAAATTCATAAAGATACCTATCAGGCACATGTATTAATGGGGGGGAGATCGTACAGTATGTACGACGACCGTCGTACAATCTTGTTTCTGCTAAACAATCTGTTGGGCGGACCGGGAATGAACAGCCGCCTTAATGTGGTGCTGAGGGAAAAGCATGGGTTGGTTTACAATGTTGAATCAAATGTGACCACTTACACCGACACTGGCCTGTATAACATCTATTTTGGGACCGACCCCAAAAATATGGAGAAGAGTATCCGGCTGGTAAACCAGGAAATTCAGCGTTTACGCAATAACAAACTGACTACATCCCAACTTGCTTCGGCTAAGAAGCAGCTGGTGGGACAATTAGGCGTTTCCAGTGATAATAAGGAGGGCACCTTCCTGGGACTTGGGAAAAGTTTTCTTCATTACAACCGATACGACACCTTGCCTGAAGTATTCCAACGGATTGATAAGATTACTGCAGAACAGATGCTGGCAGTAGCCAATGAGGTATTTGATCCGGCCCAGTCGTTCAGCCTTATATATGCTCCCAAAAGTTAA
- a CDS encoding lipopolysaccharide biosynthesis protein, giving the protein MAGGMKRLAKDTAVYGLSSILGRMLNWLLVPMYSRVLAGTGEFGVMTNLYGWTALLLVLLTYGMETGFFRFINKKEIKNPMQVYSTTLISVGFTSVLFTIAGLIFLLPISNSLGYAEHPEYVAMLILIVSLDAFTAIPFAYLRYANRPIKFASIRLLIIFLNIALNIFLLVVCPWIYTNHPSLISWFYIPDYGVGYVFIANLIGSVLCLLLLVKELRGFTYSFDASLLKKMLRYSLPILILGLAGVFNQTADKILFPFLFEDKVYATEQLGIYGACFKIAVIMVMFTQAFRFAYEPFIFAKNKSEDNRKSYAEAMKYFIIFSLLIFLGVMFYLDILKYFVAPDYYPGLKVVPIVMLGELFFGIYFNLSLWYKLSDQTQWGAYFSTLGCVVTVCIIVFFAPLYGFMACAWASFACNLLMMVISYLVGQKKFPIKYDLRSAFIYFVAAGILYAVGMLPVISSEAIRLLYRTLLLGVFIAFVIKRDLPLRELPYIGRFLK; this is encoded by the coding sequence ATGGCAGGAGGAATGAAACGGCTGGCTAAAGACACAGCTGTATATGGATTAAGCAGTATATTAGGCAGGATGCTAAACTGGCTTCTTGTTCCTATGTACAGCCGGGTTCTGGCAGGCACAGGCGAATTTGGTGTTATGACCAATCTTTACGGATGGACAGCCCTTTTACTGGTGCTGCTCACCTATGGAATGGAAACAGGCTTTTTCCGGTTTATCAATAAAAAAGAGATCAAGAATCCGATGCAGGTATACAGTACAACACTTATATCCGTAGGGTTTACATCTGTTTTATTTACAATAGCCGGATTGATCTTCTTACTTCCGATAAGCAATTCACTTGGGTATGCCGAACATCCTGAATATGTCGCCATGCTTATCCTTATTGTCTCACTGGATGCCTTTACTGCCATTCCGTTTGCCTATTTAAGATATGCAAACCGTCCAATCAAATTCGCCTCTATCCGATTGTTGATTATATTCCTGAACATTGCTTTAAATATCTTTCTTTTAGTGGTATGTCCCTGGATTTATACGAATCATCCATCGTTGATAAGCTGGTTCTATATTCCTGATTATGGCGTTGGCTATGTATTTATTGCAAATCTGATAGGCTCTGTATTGTGTTTACTACTGTTGGTAAAAGAATTGAGAGGTTTTACATATTCTTTTGATGCCAGCTTGTTAAAAAAGATGCTTCGCTATTCGTTACCTATCCTTATTCTGGGATTGGCCGGAGTCTTTAATCAGACAGCCGACAAGATATTGTTTCCATTTCTGTTCGAAGACAAGGTGTACGCTACAGAACAATTGGGAATTTATGGAGCATGTTTTAAAATAGCAGTTATCATGGTTATGTTCACCCAGGCTTTCCGCTTTGCCTATGAACCATTCATTTTTGCAAAAAACAAAAGTGAAGACAACCGAAAGTCCTATGCGGAGGCAATGAAATATTTTATTATTTTTTCGCTGCTTATTTTCCTCGGGGTTATGTTTTATCTGGATATTTTAAAATATTTCGTTGCTCCGGATTATTACCCCGGATTAAAGGTTGTCCCCATTGTCATGCTGGGAGAACTATTCTTCGGAATCTATTTTAATCTGTCTCTTTGGTATAAATTGAGCGATCAGACTCAATGGGGTGCCTATTTTTCAACATTGGGATGTGTGGTTACGGTCTGCATCATCGTGTTTTTTGCCCCTTTGTATGGCTTTATGGCCTGCGCATGGGCCTCTTTCGCCTGCAATTTGTTAATGATGGTTATCTCGTATCTTGTAGGCCAAAAGAAGTTCCCAATTAAGTATGATTTACGGTCTGCTTTTATTTACTTTGTGGCAGCAGGAATTCTATACGCTGTCGGTATGTTGCCGGTGATTAGCTCTGAAGCAATCAGATTACTGTACCGCACGTTACTGTTAGGAGTGTTTATAGCATTTGTTATAAAGCGAGATTTACCCTTGCGTGAACTTCCTTATATTGGTCGTTTTCTAAAATAG
- a CDS encoding DEAD/DEAH box helicase, with product MGYESPMPVQEEVIPFLLGEDNDVIALAQTGTGKTAAFGLPILQKINVSEYQPQALILCPTRELCLQIAGDLNDYSKYIDNLKVLPVYGGSSIESQIKALKRGVHIIVATPGRLLDLMNRKTVDLGTVRSVIMDEADEMLNMGFTDSINAILAEVPASRNMLLFSATMPQGIASITKKYMHNPKEIVIGNKNEGNKNIRHVAYIVHARDKYLALKRIADYYPNIYGIIFCRTRKETQEIADKLIQDGYNADSLHGELSQQQRDYVMQKFRVKNIQLLVATDVAARGLDVDDLTHVINYGLPDEVESYTHRSGRTGRAGKTGISIAICHIKEKGRIRDIERIINKKFDKGEMPSGQAICEKQLLNLVDQIEKVKVNEEEISPLMPAIYRKLEWLEKEDIIKRMVSLEFNRLIDYYKDAQEIQDVTDDRFSRKEFGEGDRGGRRVSLAQEGYSRLFLNFGKTDGLYPNQLIELINKCVPGKVQIGKIDLRDNFSFFEVESAEANRVIQSMCGFEIEGRRISVEPAQGKKEGGDRGPRGGGEYKGRRDRKDFGDRKEYGSRSSYGNRREESGDKPWRRNSEDRNSRKPSNSRYRR from the coding sequence ATGGGCTACGAATCGCCCATGCCCGTACAGGAGGAAGTGATTCCTTTCTTACTGGGAGAAGACAACGACGTAATTGCATTGGCACAAACAGGAACAGGTAAAACGGCAGCATTTGGCCTTCCTATTCTACAGAAAATTAATGTATCCGAATATCAACCACAAGCTCTCATTCTATGTCCGACGCGTGAGCTTTGTCTGCAGATTGCAGGCGACCTGAATGACTATTCAAAATACATTGACAATTTAAAGGTTCTTCCCGTTTACGGAGGATCAAGCATTGAAAGTCAGATCAAGGCTTTAAAGCGCGGGGTACACATCATAGTAGCCACTCCAGGCCGTTTATTAGACCTTATGAACCGTAAAACGGTTGATTTGGGAACTGTTCGTTCTGTCATCATGGATGAGGCGGACGAAATGCTCAATATGGGCTTTACTGACAGCATCAATGCTATTCTGGCTGAGGTTCCGGCCTCAAGAAACATGCTTTTATTCTCAGCTACCATGCCTCAGGGAATTGCAAGTATTACTAAAAAATACATGCATAATCCAAAAGAGATTGTGATTGGGAATAAGAATGAAGGAAACAAGAATATACGTCATGTTGCTTACATTGTTCACGCACGGGACAAATATCTTGCATTGAAACGTATTGCGGATTATTATCCCAACATCTATGGTATAATTTTCTGTCGTACACGTAAAGAAACACAGGAAATTGCAGATAAGCTCATTCAGGACGGATACAATGCCGATTCATTGCATGGAGAATTAAGTCAGCAGCAACGTGACTACGTAATGCAAAAATTTCGTGTAAAGAACATCCAGTTATTAGTTGCAACAGACGTGGCTGCTCGCGGATTGGATGTTGATGATCTTACTCATGTAATCAACTACGGCTTACCTGACGAAGTGGAATCGTACACGCACCGTAGCGGTCGTACCGGTCGTGCAGGCAAAACCGGGATTTCTATTGCAATCTGTCATATCAAGGAAAAAGGCAGAATACGAGACATCGAACGGATTATCAACAAAAAATTTGACAAGGGTGAAATGCCTTCAGGTCAGGCTATCTGTGAGAAACAGTTGCTTAACCTGGTAGATCAAATTGAGAAAGTGAAAGTAAATGAAGAGGAGATAAGTCCGCTTATGCCTGCCATTTACCGTAAGCTGGAATGGTTGGAAAAAGAGGACATCATCAAGCGTATGGTTTCACTCGAATTCAACCGTTTAATCGATTATTACAAGGATGCACAGGAGATTCAGGATGTAACAGACGACCGCTTCTCACGTAAGGAATTTGGCGAAGGAGATCGTGGCGGACGCCGTGTGTCATTGGCTCAGGAAGGCTATTCAAGATTATTCCTTAATTTCGGAAAAACAGATGGATTATATCCGAATCAGCTGATCGAACTAATCAACAAATGTGTTCCGGGTAAAGTGCAAATTGGAAAAATAGATTTACGCGACAACTTCTCCTTCTTTGAGGTAGAATCGGCCGAAGCAAACCGTGTAATTCAAAGCATGTGCGGTTTTGAAATTGAAGGCAGACGTATCTCTGTAGAACCTGCACAGGGAAAGAAAGAAGGTGGTGACAGAGGTCCCCGCGGTGGAGGAGAATACAAAGGCAGACGGGATCGTAAAGATTTTGGCGACCGCAAAGAGTATGGAAGCCGCTCTTCTTACGGAAACAGAAGAGAAGAGAGTGGCGACAAACCCTGGAGACGGAACAGTGAAGACAGAAATTCACGCAAACCGAGCAACAGCAGATACCGTCGGTAA
- a CDS encoding TIGR00341 family protein, which translates to MDKRVFRSKLADFFVRNFDVRQDKEDELETIDTISKGIEFKGTNLWVLIFATFIASLGLNTNSTAVIIGAMLISPLMGPIMGFGVGLGISDFDMIKRSFRNFATATIFSVITSSFYFMISPISEAQSELLARTQPTVYDVLIAFFGGLAGIIASSTKSKGNVIPGVAIATALMPPLCTAGYGIATGNLYYFFGAFYLFFINTVFISVATYLVVRVLKYPKKVFLDKAREKTVHRYVGIIVFFTLVPSLFLSYNLIRTSYFNDRVTRYINQELVFPNTQLLSKSVTLTRDTQEIKVVFIGQHVPQELIDNARLRMKNYGLDGTSLIVEQGFGEKATDVNELKSLLLQDLYKNSEEVLRIQSFTIDSLKKSLDQYKSYGLLTSQLLPEMRVLFPTVQEASFSRSFVMKTDSLKQDTVMLVYLKSTKQISKTDQDKLREWLVARIKMKNIKLLIE; encoded by the coding sequence ATGGATAAAAGAGTATTTCGTAGTAAGTTAGCCGATTTTTTTGTTCGGAATTTTGATGTCCGTCAGGATAAGGAAGACGAACTGGAAACAATTGATACTATTAGCAAAGGAATTGAATTCAAAGGAACAAACCTTTGGGTCCTGATTTTTGCTACGTTTATCGCCTCTTTAGGTCTCAATACGAACTCTACAGCTGTAATAATAGGTGCCATGTTGATTTCTCCTCTTATGGGGCCAATCATGGGTTTTGGAGTTGGATTGGGTATATCTGATTTTGATATGATCAAACGGTCGTTCCGTAATTTTGCCACAGCAACCATTTTCAGTGTAATTACCTCTTCTTTCTATTTTATGATTTCACCCATCAGTGAGGCGCAAAGTGAATTGCTGGCAAGAACTCAGCCCACAGTATACGATGTCCTTATCGCTTTTTTCGGAGGTTTGGCAGGCATCATTGCCAGCTCTACCAAATCCAAAGGAAATGTTATTCCGGGGGTTGCCATTGCAACAGCGTTGATGCCGCCTCTTTGTACTGCCGGATACGGTATAGCTACCGGGAATTTGTATTACTTTTTTGGTGCTTTTTATCTCTTCTTTATCAATACCGTTTTTATCAGTGTGGCAACCTATCTGGTAGTTCGCGTGTTGAAATATCCCAAGAAAGTTTTTCTTGACAAGGCCAGAGAGAAAACGGTACACCGCTATGTAGGCATAATCGTATTTTTCACATTGGTCCCCAGTCTGTTTTTAAGCTATAATTTAATTCGTACCAGTTACTTTAACGATCGTGTTACAAGGTATATAAACCAGGAGCTGGTCTTTCCTAATACGCAATTGTTGAGCAAATCGGTTACCCTGACCAGAGATACTCAGGAGATAAAAGTTGTGTTTATTGGTCAGCATGTACCTCAGGAGCTGATTGATAACGCCCGACTTCGAATGAAAAACTATGGGTTGGATGGAACTTCACTTATTGTTGAACAAGGGTTTGGGGAAAAGGCGACTGATGTAAATGAATTGAAAAGCTTGCTTCTGCAGGATTTATATAAAAATAGTGAAGAGGTGCTTCGTATACAGTCTTTCACTATAGATTCCCTCAAGAAATCGTTAGACCAATATAAAAGTTATGGCTTATTGACATCGCAGCTTCTGCCTGAAATGCGGGTATTATTTCCAACCGTTCAGGAGGCTTCCTTCTCTCGTTCCTTTGTAATGAAGACTGATAGTCTTAAACAGGATACTGTGATGCTTGTTTATCTTAAAAGCACAAAACAAATCAGTAAAACCGATCAGGATAAGCTAAGGGAATGGTTGGTCGCCAGAATTAAAATGAAGAATATTAAATTACTAATTGAATAA
- a CDS encoding SIS domain-containing protein, with translation MVIEDISSILRQEAEAVLNIPVVAEYNEAVTLIVEYVHNRNGKLITSGMGKAGQIASNLATTFSSTGTPAFFLHPSEAQHGDLGIVRDNDIMLLISNSGKTRELIELTRLTLGLAPYMKFIVITSDPDSPLGKEATICLPTGAPKEVCPLGLTPTTSTTVMTVIGDILVVNTMKRINFSNKDYAKRHHGGYLGSKSREQSLKE, from the coding sequence ATGGTAATTGAAGATATTTCGTCTATCCTGAGACAGGAAGCAGAAGCAGTGCTTAACATCCCGGTGGTAGCCGAATATAATGAAGCTGTAACACTGATTGTGGAGTATGTACATAACCGGAATGGAAAGCTGATAACCAGCGGAATGGGTAAAGCCGGACAAATCGCCTCCAATTTGGCAACAACTTTCAGTTCAACAGGCACACCAGCTTTCTTTTTGCATCCAAGTGAGGCTCAGCACGGCGATTTGGGAATTGTTCGCGACAATGACATTATGTTGCTTATATCCAATTCGGGGAAGACAAGAGAATTGATTGAACTTACGAGACTTACCCTTGGTCTGGCTCCGTACATGAAATTTATTGTTATTACAAGCGATCCGGACAGCCCTCTTGGGAAAGAAGCCACCATCTGTCTGCCAACAGGGGCACCTAAGGAAGTTTGTCCTCTGGGACTTACACCCACAACTTCAACTACGGTGATGACGGTTATAGGCGATATTCTGGTTGTGAATACAATGAAAAGAATCAATTTCAGCAACAAGGACTATGCCAAGCGTCACCATGGAGGGTATCTGGGATCTAAATCCCGCGAGCAGAGTCTGAAAGAATAG
- a CDS encoding S46 family peptidase, with the protein MTFMRRLWPLLLLLIAVSSVRADEGMWLLNELNKQNLERMKELGFNLPYDSLHSEEQASLSQAVVIFGGGCTGIAVSEEGLIFTNHHCGFGSIQSLSSVEHDYLKDGFVSQTKEAELPVPGLSVKFLKKTINVTDRIMAVIDTITDEVARIQAADSISNVLCDSVGNNATQYAEVYPYYNNNVYYMQVYDVFNDVRLVFTPPSSVGKFGGDTDNWMWPRHTGDFSVFRVYASESNEPVEYAAGNKPYKPRYVPEVSLQGYQDKDYAMTIGFPGSTDRYLCSWGVQQRVENSNKPRIEVREIKQDIWKEAMQASDAVRIKYASKYQGSSNYWKNSIGMNRGLANLNVFERKQEQEKEFAAWVAQSPQRQEKYGEVLTLLEKGYTGSNEYRQIATYLSEAFAGGAEIIKLARMVQSVDVQNSTPEEIDYILENQIKDFFKDYEASLDQKVLGAMMEVVKKRVPAQYLPDIYPSIDKKYKGDYARYAADLFKKTSFTSINKVAEALKNPAKYEKLKQDPAYKLSLSVLISLFEMQQFLGETQFDIAKGERLYFAGLKEMYPDKALSSDANFTMRVSYGSVGGYQPYDAAWYTYYTTTKGVFEKEDPKSDEFWVQPEILDLLKRKDFGQYGNGNGDMNLCFLSNNDITGGNSGSPVFDKNARLIGLAFDGNWEAMSGDIAFEPELQRTISVDIRYVLFMIDKWGKCPRLINELKLVK; encoded by the coding sequence ATGACGTTTATGAGAAGATTGTGGCCTTTATTGCTGCTTCTTATTGCAGTAAGCAGTGTACGGGCCGATGAAGGCATGTGGCTGCTAAATGAGTTGAATAAACAAAATCTGGAACGGATGAAAGAGCTTGGCTTCAATCTTCCGTACGACAGCTTACACAGTGAAGAACAGGCTAGTTTAAGCCAGGCAGTGGTCATTTTTGGTGGTGGCTGTACCGGTATTGCTGTTTCAGAGGAGGGATTGATTTTTACCAACCATCATTGTGGATTTGGTTCTATCCAAAGCCTTAGTAGTGTTGAACATGATTATTTGAAAGATGGATTTGTATCTCAAACCAAGGAGGCAGAACTCCCGGTTCCGGGACTGTCCGTTAAATTCCTGAAGAAAACAATCAATGTTACAGACCGCATTATGGCTGTTATTGATACAATTACTGATGAGGTAGCACGTATTCAGGCTGCAGATTCAATCAGCAATGTTTTGTGTGATTCTGTGGGTAATAACGCAACACAGTATGCCGAGGTATATCCCTATTATAATAACAATGTTTATTACATGCAGGTATACGATGTGTTTAATGATGTTCGTCTGGTGTTTACTCCTCCCAGCTCTGTAGGTAAATTTGGAGGAGATACGGATAACTGGATGTGGCCGCGTCATACAGGCGACTTCTCTGTTTTCCGGGTATATGCTTCGGAAAGTAATGAACCGGTCGAATATGCGGCTGGAAATAAGCCATACAAGCCTCGTTACGTACCTGAAGTTTCTTTGCAAGGGTATCAGGATAAGGATTATGCCATGACCATTGGTTTCCCGGGTAGCACTGATCGATATTTGTGTTCATGGGGCGTACAGCAACGTGTTGAAAATAGTAATAAGCCTCGTATTGAAGTTCGCGAAATCAAGCAGGATATCTGGAAAGAGGCTATGCAGGCAAGTGATGCTGTACGAATCAAGTATGCTTCTAAATATCAGGGAAGTTCCAATTATTGGAAAAATTCAATCGGAATGAACCGTGGATTGGCTAACCTGAATGTTTTCGAGCGTAAACAAGAACAGGAAAAGGAATTTGCTGCCTGGGTTGCGCAGTCTCCTCAACGTCAGGAAAAATATGGAGAAGTGCTGACTCTGCTTGAAAAAGGATATACAGGAAGTAATGAATATCGTCAGATTGCAACCTACTTAAGCGAGGCTTTCGCCGGAGGTGCAGAAATTATTAAGTTAGCCCGGATGGTTCAATCGGTAGATGTACAGAACTCAACACCCGAAGAAATAGACTATATCTTAGAAAATCAGATTAAAGATTTCTTCAAGGATTATGAAGCTTCTTTAGATCAGAAAGTCCTGGGAGCAATGATGGAGGTGGTTAAAAAGCGTGTGCCTGCTCAATATCTGCCCGATATTTATCCTTCTATCGATAAAAAGTACAAAGGTGACTATGCCCGTTATGCTGCAGATTTATTTAAGAAAACTTCATTTACTTCTATTAATAAGGTAGCTGAAGCTCTTAAAAATCCGGCTAAATATGAAAAGTTAAAGCAAGATCCTGCTTACAAATTAAGCCTTTCGGTACTGATTTCTCTTTTTGAGATGCAGCAGTTCCTGGGTGAGACCCAATTCGATATAGCGAAAGGGGAACGCTTGTATTTTGCGGGACTTAAGGAAATGTATCCCGATAAGGCTCTGTCTTCTGATGCTAATTTTACCATGCGTGTAAGCTATGGTTCAGTGGGAGGCTACCAACCTTACGATGCTGCATGGTATACTTACTATACAACCACCAAAGGTGTTTTTGAAAAAGAAGATCCTAAAAGTGATGAATTCTGGGTGCAACCAGAGATTTTAGACTTACTTAAACGTAAGGATTTTGGCCAGTACGGCAATGGCAATGGAGATATGAATCTCTGCTTTTTGTCCAATAACGATATTACCGGAGGAAACTCGGGTAGTCCGGTTTTTGATAAAAACGCCCGTCTGATAGGACTTGCATTTGATGGAAACTGGGAAGCTATGAGTGGAGATATTGCTTTCGAACCGGAATTACAGCGAACCATTTCGGTAGATATCCGCTATGTATTGTTTATGATCGACAAATGGGGTAAATGTCCTCGACTGATCAACGAACTAAAACTAGTGAAATAG
- a CDS encoding tyrosine-protein phosphatase, translated as MLVKILSIFICTAAFTACSSNAPEIRALCLRDDIGNYVIKWESNPPMQGNVKLFVSDNPDNFNINTPVGNVNINDGVTTYITNDNMTRKYFMLSFNDKVYQIVGSRGVVMDSIQNLRDLGGYTNNRNLTTRWGKIYRSGKLSRLSEWDSIRLNNLGIKTIIDLRGTDEIQKSPILYKKIKVVNIPIPTVDEDHISRLIMEGRMRKGDAILFLQDMYLQFVEGNSSQYASVMEQLLNKENYPVLITCSLGKDRSGYVSALILASLGASESTILKDYTSSNDCMDITKIAKMANGLNSDAQETFTALLNADEAYMDLALKKIRKDYGSMDKYLEKEIGMDEKKREKLKEIMLY; from the coding sequence ATGTTAGTAAAAATTTTATCCATATTTATCTGCACAGCTGCTTTTACAGCCTGCTCCTCAAATGCACCCGAAATACGGGCGCTTTGCTTACGTGATGATATCGGTAATTACGTTATCAAATGGGAAAGCAATCCTCCGATGCAAGGGAATGTAAAACTTTTTGTATCAGACAACCCAGATAATTTCAATATAAACACTCCTGTTGGAAATGTAAACATCAACGATGGGGTAACAACCTACATTACCAACGACAATATGACAAGAAAATACTTTATGCTTTCATTCAACGATAAAGTATATCAGATTGTAGGCTCAAGGGGTGTTGTTATGGACAGCATACAAAACCTTCGGGACCTTGGAGGCTATACCAACAACCGGAATCTCACTACCCGATGGGGAAAAATATATCGAAGCGGCAAGCTTTCAAGATTAAGCGAATGGGATTCTATCCGGCTTAACAACCTGGGAATTAAAACCATCATCGATCTGAGAGGTACGGATGAAATTCAAAAATCACCCATACTCTACAAGAAAATAAAGGTCGTTAATATACCAATTCCTACAGTTGATGAAGATCATATAAGCAGACTCATAATGGAAGGCAGAATGCGGAAAGGCGATGCCATTCTTTTTCTTCAGGATATGTATTTACAATTTGTTGAAGGGAACAGTAGCCAATATGCTTCGGTTATGGAGCAATTACTAAATAAAGAAAATTATCCGGTGCTTATTACCTGCTCACTTGGCAAAGACAGATCGGGCTATGTTTCGGCATTGATCCTGGCTTCGCTGGGAGCTTCCGAAAGCACTATACTAAAAGACTATACATCGAGTAACGACTGTATGGATATAACCAAAATTGCTAAAATGGCCAACGGTCTGAATTCGGACGCACAGGAAACATTTACGGCATTGCTCAATGCCGATGAAGCCTACATGGATCTGGCTCTGAAGAAAATCAGAAAAGATTATGGTTCGATGGATAAATACCTTGAAAAGGAAATAGGAATGGATGAAAAGAAACGGGAAAAACTCAAAGAAATAATGTTATACTAG
- a CDS encoding carbohydrate kinase family protein, producing the protein MRKVIGIGETILDIIFKENQPYKAVPGGSVFNGLISLSRLDIPVSFISEIGNDHVGDIIADFLKENKISTDYVDRFPDGKSPVSLAFLDNDNNANYIFYKDYPKQRLDVPLPRINEDDIFVFGSYYALNPVLRERMVEFLQYAKERKAIIYYDPNFRKAHAHEAIRLIPTVLDNLEYADIVRGSDEDFHNLFSKTESAHIYEEHIKFYCHDFITTHGPQGVNLFTDRFSHHFDSKPVVPVSTIGAGDNFNAGIIYGLLKYDIRHQDLKTLDKETWSKIIGCGIDLSTEVCQSYNNYISREFAHSYTQQS; encoded by the coding sequence ATGAGAAAGGTAATTGGAATCGGAGAAACCATCCTCGATATTATTTTCAAAGAAAATCAACCCTACAAAGCCGTTCCCGGTGGTTCTGTATTTAATGGGTTGATCTCTCTTAGCCGTCTGGATATACCTGTTTCATTCATCAGCGAAATTGGGAATGATCATGTAGGAGACATTATTGCTGATTTTCTGAAAGAAAACAAGATTTCCACCGATTATGTAGACCGGTTTCCCGATGGTAAAAGTCCGGTTTCCCTGGCCTTTCTTGATAATGACAACAATGCGAACTATATCTTTTACAAAGATTATCCTAAGCAACGTCTGGACGTGCCGCTACCTCGCATCAACGAAGATGATATTTTTGTTTTCGGATCTTACTATGCGCTCAATCCGGTACTAAGAGAACGTATGGTCGAATTTCTGCAATATGCCAAAGAAAGAAAAGCGATTATCTATTATGATCCTAACTTTCGCAAAGCACATGCACACGAAGCCATCAGGCTTATACCAACCGTTCTGGACAATCTTGAGTATGCCGATATTGTTCGTGGATCTGACGAAGACTTTCACAACCTGTTCAGCAAAACAGAATCAGCACATATCTATGAAGAACATATAAAGTTCTACTGCCATGATTTTATAACCACACATGGTCCTCAGGGAGTCAATCTGTTTACGGACCGCTTCAGCCATCATTTTGACTCGAAACCAGTCGTGCCGGTAAGCACAATCGGTGCCGGGGATAATTTCAATGCTGGAATCATCTACGGCTTACTTAAATATGACATACGACATCAGGATTTAAAAACACTCGACAAAGAGACCTGGAGTAAAATAATCGGCTGCGGGATAGACCTGTCGACCGAGGTATGCCAAAGTTATAACAATTACATTTCGAGGGAATTTGCGCATAGCTATACCCAACAGTCTTAA